From the Excalfactoria chinensis isolate bCotChi1 chromosome 1, bCotChi1.hap2, whole genome shotgun sequence genome, one window contains:
- the LOC140259646 gene encoding protein spire homolog 1-like isoform X1, with product MNTESPCCEQRAAKVSLAEILRCFEHPISEEQAWAICFWCCCRMKELAQGLYPSLHSVFIKGPGSIFIHADGTVSFRVYHKSDAGSIQQSEEKLLEYLGMVIYEALDWGIDSQVERELSDPLDKLLRLMLKLDDEGMKPTVTLQDVIKACEHHLSMPSEATSHYKMTCKSLFTEFMELQKLVSIIQTSKESLKKMDEEDLLETHMQKKEKQWASLWPSVICELRNGVKLRKATERPQRPVPLKDCTYSPYELLLDDIRHKRYKLRKVIIEQKCRTPSNAVAAPKPHLKPLQVLEWKLEERVPSEPTVHKQLMAEIKQPQKLQPSSARGSGSRPKGMSVIPNTALISPNNSLTSQDASAAFQIVNATVQHPRSGVQEMTPKLPSSNQLASPRSSVVSYSSTGLAANHTFSPMSTPMLGDLQPNSILNVGQQQLYPYRGRSKSLDTGLRSKELDCYFPNTRPSPTIAELIGTRYAVIVLKREGFSQGGSDDVFPRAKICFSCRKQMFLKWPYSCYLCSSVVCCDCCTKMSMPFRMCVHLPLHFLKLLRLSREEDPATQEQKNSELLHEMERWKCYSIPVILEPHGLAQPLCCHTRTMANWLTADICTQCEHYLLNVASNQQQNIPLRRVSQSWTKLE from the exons ATGAACACGGAGTCTCCATGCTGTGAGCAGAGGGCTGCGAAGGTCTCTCTAGCTGAGATTCTGAGGTGCTTTGAGCACCCTATAAGCGAAGAACAAGCCTGGGCTATTTGCTTTTGGTGTTGCTGCAGGATGAAGGAATTAGCCCAAGGACTGTACCCATCACTCCATTCTGTATTCATAAAAGGTCCGGGGAGCATCTTTATTCATGCTGATGGCACTGTTTCCTTCCGGGTGTATCATAAGTCTG ATGCTGGCAGTATTCAGCAGTCAGAGGAGAAG ctgctggagtaCTTGGGAATGGTGATCTATGAAGCCCTGGACTGGGGAATTGACAGCCAAGTGGAGCGAGAATTGAGTGATCCACTGGATAAACTACTCCGCCTCatgttgaaactggatgatgaGGGAATGAAGCCAACAGTCACCCTGCAGGATGTTATCAAG gCCTGTGAGCATCACCTCTCCATGCCTTCTGAGGCTACCAGTCATTACAAAATGACCTGTAAGAGTCTTTTTACTGAATTTATGGAACTTCAGAAGCTTGTTTCCATCATCCAGACCTCCAAAGAG AGTCTAAAAAAAATGGATGAGGAAGATTTGCTGGAAACCCACatgcagaagaaggaaaaacagtgg GCATCCCTGTGGCCCAGTGTCATCTGTGAACTGCGGAATGGTGTGAAGCTGCGGAAGGCCACTGAGCGACCACAGCGTCCTGTCCCTCTGAAAGATTGCACCTATTCCCCTTATGAATTACTTCTAGATGATATTCGGCACAAGAGGTACAAACTTCGGAAG gtgATCATCGAGCAAAAATGCAGAACCCCCAGCAATGCTGTAGCTGCTCCCAAGCCTCATCTAAAACCT CTGCAGGTGCTGGAGTGGAAGCTGGAAGAGCGTGTACCATCAGAGCCTACTGTACACAAACAGCTCATGGCAGAAATTAAGCAACCACAGAAGCTTCAGCCATCATCAGCAAGGGGAAGTGGGAGCAGGCCTAAAG GAATGTCTGTGATTCCAAACACTGCCTTGATATCTCCAAACAATAGTTTAACATCCCAAGATGCCAGTGCAGCATTTCAGATTGTCAACGCAACGGTGCAGCATCCAAGATCAGGAGTTCAG GAGATGACTCCAAAGCTGCCTTCCAGCAACCAGCTTGCCTCACCCAGGTCATCAGTAGTGTCCTACAGCAGCACAG GTCTTGCTGCAAATCATACATTTTCTCCCATGAGCACACCCATGCTAGGAGACCTTCAGCCTAACAGTATCCTGAATGttggccagcagcagctgtatcCTTACAGAGGAAGGTCCAAATCTTTAGACACTGGCCTTCGAAGCAAGGAACTT GACTGTTACTTTCCTAATACAAGGCCATCACCTACCATTGCTGAACTGATTGGAACCAGATATGCAGTGATAGTgctgaaaagagaaggcttttCCCAAGGAGGCAGTGATGATGTCTTTCCAAGAGCAAAg atctgttTCAGCTGCCGTAAGCAGATGTTTCTTAAGTGGCCTTACAGCTGTTACCTCTGCAGCAG cgTTGTCTGCTGTGACTGCTGCACCAAG ATGTCCATGCCCTTCAGAATGTGTGTACATCTCCCACTTCACTTCTTAAAACTTTTGAGactctccagagaagaagacccAGCTACTCAAGAGCAGAAGAACTCAGAGTTGCTGCATGAAATGGAGAGATGGAAGTGTTATAG TATACCTGTTATTTTGGAGCCCCATGGCCTAGCACAGCCTCTGTGCTGTCATACAAGGACCATGGCAAACTGGCTGACTGCAGACATCTGTACTCAGTGTGAGCACTATCTGTTGAATGTGGCTTCCAACCAGCAGCAGAACATCCCTCTCAGGAGAGTTTCCCAGTCTTGGACTAAACTGGAATGA
- the LOC140259646 gene encoding protein spire homolog 1-like isoform X2 — protein sequence MNTESPCCEQRAAKVSLAEILRCFEHPISEEQAWAICFWCCCRMKELAQGLYPSLHSVFIKGPGSIFIHADGTVSFRVYHKSDAGSIQQSEEKLLEYLGMVIYEALDWGIDSQVERELSDPLDKLLRLMLKLDDEGMKPTVTLQDVIKACEHHLSMPSEATSHYKMTCKSLFTEFMELQKLVSIIQTSKESLKKMDEEDLLETHMQKKEKQWASLWPSVICELRNGVKLRKATERPQRPVPLKDCTYSPYELLLDDIRHKRYKLRKVIIEQKCRTPSNAVAAPKPHLKPVLEWKLEERVPSEPTVHKQLMAEIKQPQKLQPSSARGSGSRPKGMSVIPNTALISPNNSLTSQDASAAFQIVNATVQHPRSGVQEMTPKLPSSNQLASPRSSVVSYSSTGLAANHTFSPMSTPMLGDLQPNSILNVGQQQLYPYRGRSKSLDTGLRSKELDCYFPNTRPSPTIAELIGTRYAVIVLKREGFSQGGSDDVFPRAKICFSCRKQMFLKWPYSCYLCSSVVCCDCCTKMSMPFRMCVHLPLHFLKLLRLSREEDPATQEQKNSELLHEMERWKCYSIPVILEPHGLAQPLCCHTRTMANWLTADICTQCEHYLLNVASNQQQNIPLRRVSQSWTKLE from the exons ATGAACACGGAGTCTCCATGCTGTGAGCAGAGGGCTGCGAAGGTCTCTCTAGCTGAGATTCTGAGGTGCTTTGAGCACCCTATAAGCGAAGAACAAGCCTGGGCTATTTGCTTTTGGTGTTGCTGCAGGATGAAGGAATTAGCCCAAGGACTGTACCCATCACTCCATTCTGTATTCATAAAAGGTCCGGGGAGCATCTTTATTCATGCTGATGGCACTGTTTCCTTCCGGGTGTATCATAAGTCTG ATGCTGGCAGTATTCAGCAGTCAGAGGAGAAG ctgctggagtaCTTGGGAATGGTGATCTATGAAGCCCTGGACTGGGGAATTGACAGCCAAGTGGAGCGAGAATTGAGTGATCCACTGGATAAACTACTCCGCCTCatgttgaaactggatgatgaGGGAATGAAGCCAACAGTCACCCTGCAGGATGTTATCAAG gCCTGTGAGCATCACCTCTCCATGCCTTCTGAGGCTACCAGTCATTACAAAATGACCTGTAAGAGTCTTTTTACTGAATTTATGGAACTTCAGAAGCTTGTTTCCATCATCCAGACCTCCAAAGAG AGTCTAAAAAAAATGGATGAGGAAGATTTGCTGGAAACCCACatgcagaagaaggaaaaacagtgg GCATCCCTGTGGCCCAGTGTCATCTGTGAACTGCGGAATGGTGTGAAGCTGCGGAAGGCCACTGAGCGACCACAGCGTCCTGTCCCTCTGAAAGATTGCACCTATTCCCCTTATGAATTACTTCTAGATGATATTCGGCACAAGAGGTACAAACTTCGGAAG gtgATCATCGAGCAAAAATGCAGAACCCCCAGCAATGCTGTAGCTGCTCCCAAGCCTCATCTAAAACCT GTGCTGGAGTGGAAGCTGGAAGAGCGTGTACCATCAGAGCCTACTGTACACAAACAGCTCATGGCAGAAATTAAGCAACCACAGAAGCTTCAGCCATCATCAGCAAGGGGAAGTGGGAGCAGGCCTAAAG GAATGTCTGTGATTCCAAACACTGCCTTGATATCTCCAAACAATAGTTTAACATCCCAAGATGCCAGTGCAGCATTTCAGATTGTCAACGCAACGGTGCAGCATCCAAGATCAGGAGTTCAG GAGATGACTCCAAAGCTGCCTTCCAGCAACCAGCTTGCCTCACCCAGGTCATCAGTAGTGTCCTACAGCAGCACAG GTCTTGCTGCAAATCATACATTTTCTCCCATGAGCACACCCATGCTAGGAGACCTTCAGCCTAACAGTATCCTGAATGttggccagcagcagctgtatcCTTACAGAGGAAGGTCCAAATCTTTAGACACTGGCCTTCGAAGCAAGGAACTT GACTGTTACTTTCCTAATACAAGGCCATCACCTACCATTGCTGAACTGATTGGAACCAGATATGCAGTGATAGTgctgaaaagagaaggcttttCCCAAGGAGGCAGTGATGATGTCTTTCCAAGAGCAAAg atctgttTCAGCTGCCGTAAGCAGATGTTTCTTAAGTGGCCTTACAGCTGTTACCTCTGCAGCAG cgTTGTCTGCTGTGACTGCTGCACCAAG ATGTCCATGCCCTTCAGAATGTGTGTACATCTCCCACTTCACTTCTTAAAACTTTTGAGactctccagagaagaagacccAGCTACTCAAGAGCAGAAGAACTCAGAGTTGCTGCATGAAATGGAGAGATGGAAGTGTTATAG TATACCTGTTATTTTGGAGCCCCATGGCCTAGCACAGCCTCTGTGCTGTCATACAAGGACCATGGCAAACTGGCTGACTGCAGACATCTGTACTCAGTGTGAGCACTATCTGTTGAATGTGGCTTCCAACCAGCAGCAGAACATCCCTCTCAGGAGAGTTTCCCAGTCTTGGACTAAACTGGAATGA
- the LOC140259646 gene encoding protein spire homolog 1-like isoform X3, whose translation MKELAQGLYPSLHSVFIKGPGSIFIHADGTVSFRVYHKSDAGSIQQSEEKLLEYLGMVIYEALDWGIDSQVERELSDPLDKLLRLMLKLDDEGMKPTVTLQDVIKACEHHLSMPSEATSHYKMTCKSLFTEFMELQKLVSIIQTSKESLKKMDEEDLLETHMQKKEKQWASLWPSVICELRNGVKLRKATERPQRPVPLKDCTYSPYELLLDDIRHKRYKLRKVIIEQKCRTPSNAVAAPKPHLKPLQVLEWKLEERVPSEPTVHKQLMAEIKQPQKLQPSSARGSGSRPKGMSVIPNTALISPNNSLTSQDASAAFQIVNATVQHPRSGVQEMTPKLPSSNQLASPRSSVVSYSSTGLAANHTFSPMSTPMLGDLQPNSILNVGQQQLYPYRGRSKSLDTGLRSKELDCYFPNTRPSPTIAELIGTRYAVIVLKREGFSQGGSDDVFPRAKICFSCRKQMFLKWPYSCYLCSSVVCCDCCTKMSMPFRMCVHLPLHFLKLLRLSREEDPATQEQKNSELLHEMERWKCYSIPVILEPHGLAQPLCCHTRTMANWLTADICTQCEHYLLNVASNQQQNIPLRRVSQSWTKLE comes from the exons ATGAAGGAATTAGCCCAAGGACTGTACCCATCACTCCATTCTGTATTCATAAAAGGTCCGGGGAGCATCTTTATTCATGCTGATGGCACTGTTTCCTTCCGGGTGTATCATAAGTCTG ATGCTGGCAGTATTCAGCAGTCAGAGGAGAAG ctgctggagtaCTTGGGAATGGTGATCTATGAAGCCCTGGACTGGGGAATTGACAGCCAAGTGGAGCGAGAATTGAGTGATCCACTGGATAAACTACTCCGCCTCatgttgaaactggatgatgaGGGAATGAAGCCAACAGTCACCCTGCAGGATGTTATCAAG gCCTGTGAGCATCACCTCTCCATGCCTTCTGAGGCTACCAGTCATTACAAAATGACCTGTAAGAGTCTTTTTACTGAATTTATGGAACTTCAGAAGCTTGTTTCCATCATCCAGACCTCCAAAGAG AGTCTAAAAAAAATGGATGAGGAAGATTTGCTGGAAACCCACatgcagaagaaggaaaaacagtgg GCATCCCTGTGGCCCAGTGTCATCTGTGAACTGCGGAATGGTGTGAAGCTGCGGAAGGCCACTGAGCGACCACAGCGTCCTGTCCCTCTGAAAGATTGCACCTATTCCCCTTATGAATTACTTCTAGATGATATTCGGCACAAGAGGTACAAACTTCGGAAG gtgATCATCGAGCAAAAATGCAGAACCCCCAGCAATGCTGTAGCTGCTCCCAAGCCTCATCTAAAACCT CTGCAGGTGCTGGAGTGGAAGCTGGAAGAGCGTGTACCATCAGAGCCTACTGTACACAAACAGCTCATGGCAGAAATTAAGCAACCACAGAAGCTTCAGCCATCATCAGCAAGGGGAAGTGGGAGCAGGCCTAAAG GAATGTCTGTGATTCCAAACACTGCCTTGATATCTCCAAACAATAGTTTAACATCCCAAGATGCCAGTGCAGCATTTCAGATTGTCAACGCAACGGTGCAGCATCCAAGATCAGGAGTTCAG GAGATGACTCCAAAGCTGCCTTCCAGCAACCAGCTTGCCTCACCCAGGTCATCAGTAGTGTCCTACAGCAGCACAG GTCTTGCTGCAAATCATACATTTTCTCCCATGAGCACACCCATGCTAGGAGACCTTCAGCCTAACAGTATCCTGAATGttggccagcagcagctgtatcCTTACAGAGGAAGGTCCAAATCTTTAGACACTGGCCTTCGAAGCAAGGAACTT GACTGTTACTTTCCTAATACAAGGCCATCACCTACCATTGCTGAACTGATTGGAACCAGATATGCAGTGATAGTgctgaaaagagaaggcttttCCCAAGGAGGCAGTGATGATGTCTTTCCAAGAGCAAAg atctgttTCAGCTGCCGTAAGCAGATGTTTCTTAAGTGGCCTTACAGCTGTTACCTCTGCAGCAG cgTTGTCTGCTGTGACTGCTGCACCAAG ATGTCCATGCCCTTCAGAATGTGTGTACATCTCCCACTTCACTTCTTAAAACTTTTGAGactctccagagaagaagacccAGCTACTCAAGAGCAGAAGAACTCAGAGTTGCTGCATGAAATGGAGAGATGGAAGTGTTATAG TATACCTGTTATTTTGGAGCCCCATGGCCTAGCACAGCCTCTGTGCTGTCATACAAGGACCATGGCAAACTGGCTGACTGCAGACATCTGTACTCAGTGTGAGCACTATCTGTTGAATGTGGCTTCCAACCAGCAGCAGAACATCCCTCTCAGGAGAGTTTCCCAGTCTTGGACTAAACTGGAATGA